The Apodemus sylvaticus chromosome 22, mApoSyl1.1, whole genome shotgun sequence genome includes a region encoding these proteins:
- the LOC127672333 gene encoding olfactory receptor 2B6-like, with product MWINNQSSVDDFILLGFSDRPWLETPLFVIFLVAYIFALFGNISIILVSRLDPQLDSPMYFFVSNLSLLDLCYTTSTVPQMLVNLRGPEKTISYGGCVAQLYIFLALGSTECILLAIMAFDRFAAICKPLHYPIIMNQKRCIHMATGTWISGFANSLVQSTLTVVAPRCGQRVIDHFFCEVPALLKLACIDTTVNEAELNVLGALLLLVPLSLILGTYVFIAQAVLKLRSAESRWKAFNTCASHLVVVFLFYFTAISMYVQPPSSYSHDRGKIMALFYGIVTPTLNPFIYTLRNKDVKAALRRALTKEFWVKTRQ from the coding sequence ATGTGGATCAACAATCAGAGCTCAGTAGATGACTTCATCTTATTGGGATTTTCTGACCGGCCTTGGCTGGAGACACCTCTCTTTGTAATTTTTCTAGTGGCCTACATCTTTGCCTTATTTGGTAATATCTCCATTATCCTGGTTTCTCGCCTAGACCCCCAGCTTGACAGCCCCATGTACTTTTTTGTCTCTAACCTTTCTCTTCTGGACCTCTGCTATACTACAAGCACTGTCCCTCAGATGTTGGTCAATCTTAGAGGGCCTGAAAAGACCATTAGCTATGGTGGCTGTGTGGCCCAGCTTTATATTTTCTTGGCCTTGGGCTCAACTGAATGCATCCTTCTGGCCATCATGGCCTTTGACCGCTTTGCTGCCATTTGCAAGCCCCTTCACTATCCTATCATCATGAACCAGAAACGGTGCATCCATATGGCCACAGGGACCTGGATTAGTGGATTTGCAAACTCTCTTGTGCAGTCCACCCTCACTGTGGTAGCCCCAAGGTGTGGACAGAGAGTAATAGACCATTTCTTCTGTGAAGTTCCAGCCCTTTTGAAGCTAGCTTGCATTGACACAACTGTGAATGAAGCTGAGCTTAACGTTCTTGGAGCTTTACTGCTCTTGGTGCCTCTCAGCCTCATCCTGGGCACCTATGTGTTCATTGCTCAGGCAGTGCTGAAACTCCGTTCTGCTGAGAGTCGCTGGAAGGCCTTTAATACCTGTGCTTCACATTTGGTAGTGGTCTTCCTCTTCTACTTTACAGCTATCAGTATGTATGTTCAGCCTCCCTCAAGCTATTCTCATGACAGGGGCAAGATCATGGCTCTGTTCTACGGCATTGTCACACCTACCCTCAACCCATTCATCTATACTTTGAGGAACAAGGATGTGAAGGCCGCCCTGAGGAGGGCACTAACAAAGGAGTTTTGGGTCAAGACAAGGCAATAG